The Jaculus jaculus isolate mJacJac1 chromosome 1, mJacJac1.mat.Y.cur, whole genome shotgun sequence nucleotide sequence ACAAGGTGTTTTCTTTGTAGTTATTCTCAGGGTCTTGGTGGGCATGCGAACTGGTCCTTTCACTTTGAGGACTTTGAGGTTCTTGTCCTTGGCTCCTCTGATCAAGTCAGCACACACCTTCTCCAGggacttcaggctggagagggtGATCTGGATTTTGTGGAGGGCCACCTCCGGTTCCACCGGCGTCTTTCCGGTATCCTTAAAGGCCATGGCTGCGGCGCGGCTTCCTGACCCACTTGTCCCTAGGCGAGAGCGAGCTGCGGTGAGTCAGGAGCGGGAGCGGACAGAGCCTCCACTGCAACCACAGCCGCGTCTCCGAAATGGAAATAGTTTTGACATAGAAATTGATTAATTATTTAAATCACTCTAGGAAAATCCGTGTAGGTGCTATATTCTAATAATTAAGCTTGTTTCTTGCTGTCTAAGTGTCCTCTACATTCTCTGTTCATTTTTGGAAAATGTGTACAAATGTCTCAATATGGTCTGCACTAgctaatttcttttcttgaagTAACATGTATTTATAGCCCTATAGAATTAAAAACCATCATTAGATGCCTTTtaccttttaatattttcttagtaAATAGACACAGCTTTCTTCATGGCATAATCCTCTTtgtattttctgaaaataaattttaactctGTACCCTGGTTAACTGAAATTTTAACAACCATACCAGTGCTAAGGCTATAGTATTTTTCTGTTGTACTTTTTCCCCCAAATTTGAgctatacatttttgttttaaagagatagacacagagaacactcaactcctatcaa carries:
- the LOC101599382 gene encoding 40S ribosomal protein S20-like is translated as MAFKDTGKTPVEPEVALHKIQITLSSLKSLEKVCADLIRGAKDKNLKVLKVKGPVRMPTKTLRITTKKTPCGEGSKTWDPFQMRIHKRLIDVHSPSEIVKQSISISTEPGVEVEVTIADA